A stretch of the Perca flavescens isolate YP-PL-M2 chromosome 3, PFLA_1.0, whole genome shotgun sequence genome encodes the following:
- the rab34a gene encoding ras-related protein Rab-34 isoform X2, whose product MSVRVSAMSVLPPVRRDRIIAQLPQYFRKDAALHIKEDFNNKVKTACQEQRTGTVGFKISKVIVVGDLAVGKTCLINRFCKDAFDKNYKATIGVDFEMERFEVLGVPFSLQLWDTAGQERFKCIASTYYRGAQVVIIAFDVNDVASLGHVRQWLEDALKENDPTAVQLFLVGTKKDLSSPAQYSQIEQDALKLAQEIRAEYWAVSSLTGENVKEFFFRVASLAFETNVLAELEKSGSRQIGGIVRINSTSNNAYASSKKKQPNCCQ is encoded by the exons ATGTCCGTCCGAGTTTCAGCCATGAGTGTTCTTCCTCCTGTTCGAAGGGACCGTATCATCGCTCAGCTCCCTCAG TATTTTAGGAAAGATGCAGCTCTCCACATTAAGGAGGATTTCAACAACAAAGTGAAGACTGCGTGTCAGGAGCAGCGTACCGGCACTGTGGG ATTTAAAATCTCTAAGGTCATTGTTGTGGGCGATCTGGCTGTGGGGAAAACCTGTCTGATTAATAG GTTTTGCAAAGACGCTTTTGATAAAAACTACAAGGCAACGATCGGCGTTGACTTTGAGATGGAGCGCTTTGAGGTGCTGGGCGTTCCTTTCAGCCTACAGCT CTGGGACACTGCAGGCCAAGAGAGATTCAAGTGCATTGCTTCAACATACTACAGAGGAGCCCAGG TTGTGATTATCGCATTTGATGTAAATGACGTCGCGTCTTTGGGCCATGTGAG ACAGTGGCTGGAGGACGCCCTGAAAGAGAACGACCCCACCGCCGTTCAGCTGTTCCTCGTGGGCACAAAGAAAGACCTGAGC TCTCCTGCTCAGTATTCTCAGATCGAACAAGATGCTCTCAAACTAGCACAAGAGATCAGAGCAGAGTATTGGGCTGTGTCGTCACTCACAG GGGAAAACGTCAAAGAGTTTTTCTTTCGAGTTGCATCGTTGGCATTTGAGACCAACGTTCTTGCGGAGTTGGAGAAAAGTGGATCGAGGCAAATTGGGGGCATCGTCA GAATTAACAGCACGTCAAACAATGCGTACGCTTCATCGAAGAAGAAGCAGCCGAACTGCTGCCAGTAA
- the rab34a gene encoding ras-related protein Rab-34 isoform X1, with protein MSVRVSAMSVLPPVRRDRIIAQLPQYFRKDAALHIKEDFNNKVKTACQEQRTGTVGRFKISKVIVVGDLAVGKTCLINRFCKDAFDKNYKATIGVDFEMERFEVLGVPFSLQLWDTAGQERFKCIASTYYRGAQVVIIAFDVNDVASLGHVRQWLEDALKENDPTAVQLFLVGTKKDLSSPAQYSQIEQDALKLAQEIRAEYWAVSSLTGENVKEFFFRVASLAFETNVLAELEKSGSRQIGGIVRINSTSNNAYASSKKKQPNCCQ; from the exons ATGTCCGTCCGAGTTTCAGCCATGAGTGTTCTTCCTCCTGTTCGAAGGGACCGTATCATCGCTCAGCTCCCTCAG TATTTTAGGAAAGATGCAGCTCTCCACATTAAGGAGGATTTCAACAACAAAGTGAAGACTGCGTGTCAGGAGCAGCGTACCGGCACTGTGGG CAGATTTAAAATCTCTAAGGTCATTGTTGTGGGCGATCTGGCTGTGGGGAAAACCTGTCTGATTAATAG GTTTTGCAAAGACGCTTTTGATAAAAACTACAAGGCAACGATCGGCGTTGACTTTGAGATGGAGCGCTTTGAGGTGCTGGGCGTTCCTTTCAGCCTACAGCT CTGGGACACTGCAGGCCAAGAGAGATTCAAGTGCATTGCTTCAACATACTACAGAGGAGCCCAGG TTGTGATTATCGCATTTGATGTAAATGACGTCGCGTCTTTGGGCCATGTGAG ACAGTGGCTGGAGGACGCCCTGAAAGAGAACGACCCCACCGCCGTTCAGCTGTTCCTCGTGGGCACAAAGAAAGACCTGAGC TCTCCTGCTCAGTATTCTCAGATCGAACAAGATGCTCTCAAACTAGCACAAGAGATCAGAGCAGAGTATTGGGCTGTGTCGTCACTCACAG GGGAAAACGTCAAAGAGTTTTTCTTTCGAGTTGCATCGTTGGCATTTGAGACCAACGTTCTTGCGGAGTTGGAGAAAAGTGGATCGAGGCAAATTGGGGGCATCGTCA GAATTAACAGCACGTCAAACAATGCGTACGCTTCATCGAAGAAGAAGCAGCCGAACTGCTGCCAGTAA